From the genome of Oncorhynchus gorbuscha isolate QuinsamMale2020 ecotype Even-year linkage group LG18, OgorEven_v1.0, whole genome shotgun sequence:
gccttcttATATTTGGCAAAATATCTCTCTATTAAACAACAAAGGATTACTTCATAAAGTTATAAAATTCAGGAAAGATGTGTCTGCTCTGCAATATTTGAGTAGTTGTGGTCTTGCACAGATGGCTCAGAGACTGAATTTGCATTGTCAGTGTATCAGCCTAATCCACTTTCTTACCAGGTTACCTGGTTTTCAAATCACTAACAGGCGTTTCCTGAGTTTGATCATAAACATACCATGAGCTCCTTCTGTAAAGAAATGAGTAAATGGATAAATAAATCCATGTTTTAGGCAAATGAGCTGGTGTACCACTGTGGGTCTGGCTCAGTTGATCCCAGCTGCATTTGTCGGTAATCACCGGTGCCTTTTGGATTGGCTCAAAGGCACGCAACAAAAAAAATCCGCCAGCACCCCCTACACTTTGCCTAATCTGTTGTTTCACTGGGATCTTGTTCTTCGCACAAATGTGAAAGTGAATCTCTGCGGCAGAATGCACAGTTGCACATTAAACTGGGAAGAGTGTCGGCACACTAAAGCCCCAGACATTAAATCTGGGATTTACACTGGAAAATAATTCCCTGAGGTTCCTTAAGAGATGTCTTCTTCAATTGAGAGGGATTTGATGCAGAAGTTCTTCGACCGAGCTTCAAGTTTTTAGTTACCTTCATTTCCTCATTTCAGAAAATCTTGAGAAAATCACATATTAGTTTGAACTAGTTTTCTTTCAGATCTTTTAACCACTGTATAATAAACATTAGGgttttaaataatgtatttcatAATATAAACCTCAATTGCATTTATGTTTGGGCAAACACATGCTCGAAATTGATGGCTTGTTTTATAAACACCTATATTTACAGTAGTTTTATTGACAATTTATGGGTGAATGCCTCCCCCTGGTGGATATACTTGAACCTACCAGTGCAGATATGTTGCATTTTAAAGTGAATTATGTTGCATCATATCTAAATCAAAATGTATTATCGTATACTCCGCATAATAAATTACGTAGGACTACAAATATGCTACGGTGTATAGAAATGGTCTTATAAATTCTGTGATATTCTTTGATAAATTCATCCAAGCGTATTGTTTGTCACCACAGCGAATCCGTAGCTGTAACTTACGTGTATGAGTGTTCCTGCCAAGATAAAAGTCCCCTCACAAACAGTTGGTTTCCTGTTGCTGACAGTCACACACCCACTCTCTCAAGAATGGCAGGGAAAACGGCATTAGTAATCCTCTCTAAAGGTGCAGAAGAGATGGAAACAGTTATACCTGTGGACGTAATGCGTAGAGCTGGGGTTAGTAAACTTATCAAGTTAGCTAAATGGGTTGCGCACACTAAACACTGATATAGTTAAGTTGAGATTGTGCTAACGCTGGCTGGCTCAATTTAGCTTGCTAAAAGCTGCTTTTTAATTAGCTAGTATTTTAGCAGATATTTTATTTACCAAGCCACAGTCAAGTTGAAGCTGCAGTCCAAGTTCGACACGCATACATATCTCCTTTTTTGTTGCACTaagtagctaacgttacctacctTGCTAGAATACAGCTATAACACGTCTAGCAAGCTAACTTTATGTTGTACTACTTAACTATTATCTACCTTAGCTGGCCAAATATAACAGACATGATGAACAACGGCAGTTGTATCCATGGTTAGTTAGCTaatgtgttgtcattgtgttagctagctagctagtgtgttGGCACATTCCAAACATGTAAGGTGAGTAAAAGGCCACTGCAAATGTCAACGGTGACTGCACTGTAACTACTGTAGGATAGGAAAAGTCCCATACTCCTTTGATTATTGGGAATTTATGGTTAAGGGGCAATGTCTGCTGATGGTCATTGAAGTAGTTGTGCTTTTGTTTGTGTCCACATCCTGCAGATTGCTGTGATGTTGGCAGGGTTAACGGGCAAAGAGCCTGTGCAGTGCAGCAGAGATGTCTACCTTGTTCCTGATGCCAGCCTGGAGGATGCCCGCAAGCAGGTCAGGTCCTGCCTCCAGACCCTGCAGTCATATTAGTCTACACAGCATGCTGTTCTCTGACTGCATAATGTTTACAATGCATTCTGAATCAAATGTTTTCCCACTTTAAAACTTTATTCATTGATTTAATGTACAAGGTTGATGCATCGGAAATTGGTACTATAAATGTGTTATCCGTGACCTTGTATCTTTTGATGCAGGGTCCGTATGATGTGGTTTTTCTGCCAGGGGGAGCTCTCGGTGCCCAGCACCTGTCAGAGGTAGGGATGCCGTTAATGTTTGGCATTCATTGCAAAAACTTTTAGCCGCATATTAATCTCTCCTGTGTGTCCCTAGCATTGGCAATATAATGTTGCAGGTAGATACTGTAACATTTGTCTCTTCATGTTTTGGTTAAAAAACAATAAATATATTTTCATGAACTCTTTTTCCTAAATTTTAAATATAATTTAATTTGTATGCTCTTGAGATTATTCTTGTTTATAAAAACAAGCAAATATATAGTGACTATATGATGCTTAATTAATGTTATGGTTTTAGCCCTTACAACTACAAGCTCTGAAAGTTGTTTCTCAATAACTTTAAATTGATTTTCAATCTTGCTGGAAACATTGACTCATCTATTGCCCTCAATATTTATCAGACTGTCCACTTACTGAAAACTCAGTGTTATAACACACATTCTGTATAGTGACTCAACTCTCTGTATGTGGCCTCCATGTTCTCTTGTAGTCGCCTGCTGTGAAAGAGGTGTTGAAGGACCAGGAGGACAGGAAAGGGCTGATTGCTGCCATCTGTGCAGGTACTGTTCCTTCTGCGAGAATGTACAAATCCACCTCTAGATTATGGCTCACACACTCTAGGATGTATCTGTGCCAATGACCACAGCTGGGGCAAGATTGCTTAGATTTAATCTCGAGTTAAATATGTAACCAGTGATTTCTGTCAGACAGGGAGTGTAGTATAAGGCTGTCACCTTTCCGTTATTAGTAAGCAGGAAATCAATACACAATGAGATTATGATAGAACGAGATATTAGTGCCACTGACAAAGCCCACTACCTCGGAGATTTTCTGCCTGCCTGTGCTGATGAAGGGCACTGAAAGGATGTTGTCAGAGCAGAGTAAAGGGCATCCTAGAAAACATCTGTTCCCACAGGAATATATAATGATCCTGCCAAATGGATGACCAGCAGCAGTGTCACATTGTGCTCTGCTTAAGTGAAAATAATGCTTTCTATTTCTAGTGTGAAAAGTGCTTTACTCAATTACTCCATGTATAGCAGGTAATGTCATAGACCCTCGGGTCTCCCATTTCATACTCCTCTTTCTAAAAGTGAAAAGACTAGAAGACTATAAGTTTGTGCATAATAATCTTCATTGTCATCTGAGAGAGGGATGCACTGCCTCCTGCTGTCCCAGCCCTGGCCAGGCACTCTCTCTGGAGACGGCCGTTTGTACAGCCTGGTGTCCTCAGAACGGAGCGGAGGCAGGAATGTAACAGGAGGAGCAGGGCTCTACTTAACTGGCAGGCACCTGCTCTGCCTTCCAGAGAGGAGTCTAATCTTTAGACTGCATGGGAAGGCAGCCAAGGACCATGATCAATAGCTTTCTATTTATTAAGTCGGAGGATGAGCTTACTGCAGTGCTAGGACATTGCCAATGTTAATGCAGCAGACACAAACTCCATTATTTTTAGTCTGTTTTCTCCCTTCCTCTAAATATGGTGTGCAGAGGTGGATTGAAACCGTATACGCTATGTGGTTAATTTTAGATCCTATTTTATGGTAGTGTGATGTCTATTAATGAGTCTGGCTTTTAGTTGGGATGTCACCTCAATGTAACATGCAAACAAAGGTTAAGGTGTATTGATTGTGACACCTCTGGGTTTTTGAGAAGGAATAATTTGACACATTTTGTTGTCCAGTGAGTGCCATGTCTGTTTTGAACAGTTTGAATTGAATACAGAGACAGATATTGGTCTAACTCCTGTTCCCTCCTCACCTCAGGTCCCACGGCGCTCCTGGCACACGGTATTGCCTATGGCAGCACAGTCACCACCCACCCTGGTGCCAAGGACAAAATGATGACTGGTGGTAAAGCTACACAAACCGCCTGGCTGTCACAGGGCtaaggttcaggttagggttgCAAATGGCCAGAACCTTTCTGGGAAATTCCGGAAATTTTCCATGGGTAGTTAAGCCTAGGAAtttggaattttgcttaaattcattaaaaaaagttatcttataacagtgaaccttgtgtatcccacaaaaaaaggcaATTCTAgatcttgtggcatattttggtgaAACTATCCTGAATTcgatggaattgcaaccctcgcATGTGCAGTGCCGTCAcgtgtgcagtgcactcttccgtcacgtgtgcagtgcactcttccgtcacgtgtgcagtgcactcttccgtcacgtgtgcagtgcactcttccgtcacgtgtgcagtgcactcttccgtcacgtgtgcagtgcactcttccgtCACGTGTGCAGTGCACTCAcgtgtgcagtgcactcttccgtCACGTGTGCAGCACTCTTCCGTCAcgtgcagtgcactcttccgtcacgtgtgcagtgcactctttccgtgtgcagtgcactcttccgtcacgtgtgcagtgcactcttccgtcacgtgtgcagtgcactcttccgtcacgtgtgcagtgcactcttccgtcacgtgtgcagtgcactcttccgtCACGTGTGCAGTGCACTCTTTCCAGTGCACTCTTCAcgtgtgcagtgcactcttccgtcacgtgtgcagtgcactcttccgtcacgtgtgcagtgcactcttccgtcacgtgtgcagtgcactcttccgtcacgtgtgcagtgcactcttccgtcacgtgtgcagtgcactcttccgtcacgtgtgcagtgcactcttccgtcacgtgtgcagtgcactcttctTCCGTCAcgtgtgcagtgcactcttccgtcacgtgtgcagtgcactcttccgtcacgtgtgcagtgcactcttccgtCACGTGCACTCTTCCGTCAcgtgtgcagtgcactcttccgtcacgtgtgcagtgcactcttccgtcacgtgtgcagtgcactcttccgtcacgtgtgcagtgcactcttccgtcacgtgtgcagtgcactcttccgtcacgtgtgcagtgcactcttccgtcacgtgtgcagtgcactcttccgtCACGTGCAGTGCACTCTTTCCGCACTCTTCAcgtgtgcagtgcactcttccgtcacgtgtgcagtgcactcttccgtcacgtgtgcagtgcactcttcagTGCAcgtgtgcagtgcactcttccgtcacgtgtgcagtgcactcttccgtcacgtgtgcagtgcactcttccgtCACGTGCACTCTTGCAGTGCACTCTTCCGTCAcgtgtgcagtgcactcttccgtcacgtgtgcagtgcactcttccgtcacgtgtgcagtgcactcttccgtcacgtgtgcagtgcactcttccgtcacgtgtgcagtgcactcttccgtcacgtgtgcagtgcactcttccgtcacgtgtgcagtgcactcttccgtcacgtgtgcagtgcactcttccgtcacgtgtgcagtgcactcttccgtcacgtgtgcagtgcactcttccgtcacgtgtgcagtgcactcttccgtcacgtgtgcagtgcactcttccgtcacgtgtgcagtgcactcttccgtcacgtgtgcagtgcactcttccgtCACGTGTGCAGTGTCTGAGcaaaggactacatgctttctggtaagttttgatcaCAATACTGGATGGGGTGAAAATATTTTATGAcattattttttgttaactagtaaatagtagcctacagcaacgTGTGTTTAAATcctttctaacttgttaacaattccTGCTAGTTTTTGCTACAATGTGGGTTTTTAGCTTGCAATTCAATTCataaacatttatcttacaaaggagctgtttaatctaactgcttaactatttatctgtacatggaattgtatttgttttttttacaaaagaaaatctcaatctttacaggaaaatgccacgggcactgcactatctgatgtgtggagacatttcactgcagctcatgtagaaggaaaagctgtgtacatttgcaaatactgtgccaaatcatatgtgaatgcaacaaagatgcagaatcatctggcaaagtgcataaagttccctccgtgctcacaacaagcaaactctgacaaaagtccctttACTTCTAgttgaggtgaaaatgatgaatcagacacctttaTCGATAGCAACGGCtaatggtcctcctggaatcagattttgttttgttgacacaATGGCGGAACGTAGTCAGATGAATGCTGGTGAATGTCTTGCTTGAGCTGTGTAtacaactggttcacctctgctCACAGCcgatgtgtattggaagagatttctgaatgttcttcacctAGCATACACCCCTCATTCAACCAGACATACTTTATCTACTTATTTGCTGGAGTTCAAGTggaggtcaagcaaatcatagagaaagcagactgtattgcaataatCTCTGATGGATGGTTGAATGTtcatgggcaaggaataattaactacatcatctccacccctcaaccagtattctacaagcgcacagacacaagggacaacagacacaccattctctacattgcagatgagctgaaggcagtcatcaatgaccttggaccacagaaggtattaaCACTGACAGACAATGCAGCGagcatgaaggctgcttggtctaaagtggaggagtcctactctcacatcacacccattggctgtgctgctcatgcattgaatctgctcctcaaggatatggcactgaaaacaatggatgcACTCTAcaagagccaaggaaatggttaggtatgtgaagggtcattaAGTTATAGCaacaatctacctcaccaagcaaagtgagaagaataagagcaccacattgaagctgcccagcaacacccgttggggtggtgatgtcatcatgtttgactacTGCAGGGGAAGGAGTCTCCAATAAATGGCCACATCACAGTCTgacgatatggacagccccatcaagaggatcctcctggatgatgtattttgggagagagtggtaagcctGAAACTCttaacctatagcagtagccattgcatggattgagggagacaatccaatcctgtctgatgttcagactctgcttgcagatgtaagagaagaaatccgtactgccctgcccacttcactgttgctccaagcagaggaaactgcagttctgaaatatatCAAAAGCGTGAAGagttctgcctgaagcccatacacgctgcagcatacatgttggaccccatgtgtgctggcaagagcatcctgtctggtgcaacGATCAACAAGGcatatggtgtcatcactactgtgTCTCGCCACTTTgacctggatgagggcaaggttcttggcagtctgacgaagtacacttccaagcaagggctttcgATGGAGATGCTTTGTCAGTCGTGCCAGCGTATCATCAGGACTTTGGATCTGacgctctttcccctgttgcctccatcctcCAAATACCACCAACATCCGCTGCCTCAGAgcacaactggtccttgtttgggaacacacatcaaagcatgcaacaggctgaccaatacgaGGGTTGAACAATTGGTGGCCATCTGGGCAAATCTGAAGCTTTTTGAGCTCGACAACAAGCCATCAACAAGGTTTGAAAGTGACCGTGAAGATGGGGCCTCAGattctgatgttcaagaggtggacattgaggtcCAGGGAGAATAGATGGAAGCCtcagaggaagacaaccaaagctttagtttctagatcATTATACAGATGTATTTTGAAAACATATTTGGGAGATGCGAtagatcattggggatcattcaatattccctttattTTGTTCTGTGAAATCCTCCCATGTGAAGAGTGAACTCATTTAAATAAAGTTAAATTTAACTAAAATGTTTTTCTTAATTTCTGTTGGAAATAATTTGCAATTGTATACTTAGAAACAATCCTTTTACCTTAATGTCTCCATATGATATTGTAAATATCAGGCTGTGTGGCAGAAAATGCAGCACAAGATCCCAAGTACTACTGAACAGTGGTGACAAACGATTGTGGTCCTTTGTGTCCAGCAGAGGGTGCTGTAACAATTTTCTTACTTTATGATAGTCATCAATACAAGGTCATTATGCACCAGCATTTGATCAGATTCAATCAGTAAACACTAACATAAATAATTCAAAGAAAGACTGCATATACACAAGTTAAATTACGTAATAAATGCAAGAAGGTTAAACCAATGAATAACTTGATTTGAACAAGTGGTACTAAATAATCCCCATTTGCAGAGTATTACACaatggtgtttctctctcttcaccactgTTCCTCTCCACTCCCTAGGCCACTACAAGTATTCTGATGCTCGAGTCCAGAAGGATGGCCATCTGATTACCAGCCGCGGGCCAGGAACCAGCTTTGAGTTTGCCCTGGCCATTGTAGAGGAGCTCATGGGGGCTGAAGTTGCTGCTACTGTCAAAGCACCCCTGGTTCTGAAAGACTGAGTGGGGTTGAGCCTTTCAAACTAAAGCACTGTCAACTAAACCCTAAGTACTCTGCACTGTTCATCATGGTACAAATGCCAATTATTGTGAACAAAGAATAATTATTTACAGGATAATGTGCAATAGTAAGAACATGCATTTTTATTATTCTCTTCTATCCTTCCCTGGGACATGTTGCCCCTGCACTTTAAGCATCAGTGATTTGGGATTGTTATTGCTTTTGTATAGGAATATCACCAATGTTAAATTGTATTGAtttaaatatcaaatatattgCTGTCTTCACTGTCCAAAAGCACTGATGTAGCTTCATCATTAAAGTCCACTGAGCCCCCTTCAGACTCTCGGTACAGTGACGGTATGTGTATATTTATAACAATGACACTGGAGGTAATATGAGAGTATGCATTCGACACGAGTCAGAAATAACAAGAGCAGTAGTTACTGCCCTTCGCTTTCGTTAGAATTATCATCAAGCCATCAACAATGTAGCCGCAGCATGAAATCAAAGttatatttgtgtttcatcaCACAAATAAATGGCTACCGATCAGGTTATGGCTGAATAATCTTACTGAATCGACAGTGCTGCAGGCGAAACAACAGATATGACTGATTGCAGTAAAATGGATTACGAAACAGGTGGGCGTGGGAAGCCTAGCTGCTAAATTGATTGACAACGAGTATAGCCAATGAAAAGCTTTACATGGTGGTGTGTAAATAGCCAATGAAAGCATTGCCCCAAATAAACCGGAGTGGGTCTGTAGCAGCGCATGGTGAGTGTCAACGCGGTAAAAACAAAGGGCTGGTGGTTCAGCATGATGAGCAGAGGATTTTAAACTAAATACAAAGGTAAACGCTAACTAATTGACGAGCAGAGGATTTTTGACAAAATACAAAGGTAAATGCACTACTGTATACGGTACCAAATCACGTTGTCGCTGTGCAATGTCACGAATGTTGTAATGTAGTATTGTTCACTCAGCCATTTCAACCAGTTAACCTCCAGAATACACGTTCTCAAGCAAATTAGTGggctagttagctagccagccaactcGATGCTGGATAAACTAGTAGTTGTCTACAATGTAATATTGTATTAATTAACTAACAGCAATTTAACATTGTAAATCGGTATACAAAACATTACTTGTGCTTTGACTCGGGGTGTTTCGCtagtcagctacagaacagtgACGTTATGTGCCACCACGACACGCTTTACAAAATAATAACTGCACGAGAGATTGGCATAAGGTTACACAAAATCTCTTTTAATGGATGCCTTTTTGATTTTGGGTCCGTACGGTAATCGCAGTCAACTAGTGATTGATTTTTCAATGCAAACGTGACCGCTCACGAAGCAGAGCCTTGTATGCCATTATGGGTTGTCTTGAGTCGGAACCAAAGTCTTCAGATTCACTTTGTAGAATCAATATTTTTTTTCACCGAGATAATATTTGTTTTATATTGAATATATTCGGTTTTCCCTCGTCGATAGTTATTCAATTAAGCATGCCATGACTGAATATTGTATATTCTGAATCGGGGATCGATGGAGAACTACAAACACCTTAAaacaaaatcataggcattaatatggaataGGTCCCCCTTGACttctacaacagcctccactaaTGGGATGGCTGTCCActcgatgttggaacattgccatggggacttgcttccattcagccacaagaattAGAGGTCGGGCGCtgctttattttatttatatatttaactaggcaagtcagttaagacattcttatttacaatgatggccaatggtgtgccgcccaatgggactcaaaatcacggccggatgtgatgcagctgatgttgggcgattttaGGCCTGATTCGCAGTTGCCgtaccaattcatcccaaatgtgttcgatTGAGTTAAATTcacggctctgtgcaggccagtcaagttcttccacaccgatctcaacaaaccatttctgtatggacctcgctttgtgcacgggggcattgtcatgctgaaacaggaaagggcttcccacaaactgttgccacaaagttggaagcatagaattgTCTAGCATGTCATTGCATGAATTAAAGTTAGGATTTCCCTATACTGAAACTAATGGGCCTagcacgaaccatgaaaaacGTCCACAGACCAttatccaccaaactttatatttggcactatgcattgggacagttagcgttctcctggcatccgttcttaactgacttaacctagttaaataaaggttaaatgtaaacttttttttttaaacaaaaaattGGT
Proteins encoded in this window:
- the LOC124003720 gene encoding Parkinson disease protein 7 homolog, translating into MAGKTALVILSKGAEEMETVIPVDVMRRAGIAVMLAGLTGKEPVQCSRDVYLVPDASLEDARKQGPYDVVFLPGGALGAQHLSESPAVKEVLKDQEDRKGLIAAICAGPTALLAHGIAYGSTVTTHPGAKDKMMTGGHYKYSDARVQKDGHLITSRGPGTSFEFALAIVEELMGAEVAATVKAPLVLKD